In Caulobacter sp. X, the sequence CCGGCAAGGCTATCGGCTCGGCGAAGGACAATGGCGCGATCCACTCGATCGCCACCATGATGACGGCGGAGCGGAGTGGCTGGACCGTCGCCAACGACAGCCTGGCGCGGGGTCAGTCCCTCATCGCGACGGCTTCGGCGGGTTTAGACGCTGTCTCGGATCTCTTGCGGAAGGCGCGAGAGAAAGCGGTTGCGTATCGCGACACATCGCTAAGCACACAAGCAAAGGCAGCGATACGCGCGGACATCGAGGCTCTGCTACGCCAGATCGACCGCACGGCGCTGCGAACGGAGTTCGATGGCAAGAAGCCGTTGGCGGATACCCTGACGCCGACCACGGTGACGCAAACGACCACCACCTACACGACGGTGACTTCACCCTATACCCCGCCTGCAATGTCTAACCTCGTCGGTTACACGTCTGGCTCTGGCAGTCGGACATTCGCAGTGAACGGCGGCGCAGCGGCAGGTCGGATCGACCTTGATATTGATACTTACAGCGCCCTGGATGTCGTCGAGGTATGGCAAGGGGCGCAACGCGTAGCCGCGACAGGCCAGCCCTATGTGTCTGGCGGGGCGGCGGTCGGGCCTGGGGCTCCAGTTACCTATCAAAATGTTCTCAGCTTCGATTATGACCCTGCCAACGGACAGTCGTTAGAATTTCGCTTTAACGAGAATTTCGGCGGTTCCGGGTGGCAGATTAATAACGTCGTTCTGACACCGACCGATCCACTCCCCACGCCGACCACGACGACCACCACCACATCGGTTCTGGCATCGGTCGCGACCAACTATGAGTTCGTCAGGTCTTCGATCGGCGACCTCGAAGGCGTCGCTGCGCGCCCCATGACGCTGAACGCCTTGAAGCTCGACGCGATCGACTGGAATGAGCCCGCCCAACTGTTCAGCAGTCTCGACGCTGCCCTCGGACAGGCCGTGGAAGCCGCAACCTACTACGGCGAGCGCGCGAGTTCGTTCGATCGCCTTATCGAACAAAACGGACGCCTCGCCGACGCTTTAGAGACCGGTGTCGGAAACCTCGTTGACGCCGATTTGGGCCGAGAAAGTGCGAAGCTTCAAGCTGGGCAGATCAAGGAAAGCGTCGCGACGAAAGCGCTCGCGATCGCGAACGCGGCGCCTCAATGGATACTGTCCCTTTTCAAAGGTTGAGCGCGTTACCAGCAGGCTTTCCAGCTAACCGATAGATGCTGGCCGGCGAACAGCCAAGGCGCTCCGCGATCGACCGCGCCGACATCCCGTCCAAGCTCATGCGCTTCACCGCGTTCCTATCAATGGAAGCCTTCCGTCCGCGATAGACACCCTTTGCTTTGGCGTTCTCGATGCCCTCCCGTTGCCGTTCCTGGCGAATGTCCAGCTCGAACTCAGCGACGGCAGCCAAGATGCCGAGCATCAGTTTGCCGTGGGTGGTCGTGGTGTCGATCCCGCCCTGTTGGAGGCATCGGAAGCCAACACCCTTGGCGGTCAGTTGCTCGACGGTGCGGTGAAGGTCGGCGGCGCTCCGGGCGAAGCGGTCGAGGCGCGTGACCACGAACGTGTCGCCCTCGCGGCAAAAATCCAGGGCGCGTTGCAGCTCGGGCCGATTGGCCGCCCTCTTGCCGCTGCGCTGTTCGCTGAAGACCTTCTCGACCCCGGCTTGGGCGAGTTGATCCAGCTGAACTTCAAGAGATTGTTCGGTGGTGCTGACGCGGGCGTAACCGACGAGCATGGCCTTCTCCTTTGGGTCTAAGGCCATTCGCGATTGTGTCTTATAGGGCGGAAATCAACCTAATTAAGACGCCTAGCAGGGCGTCGGCAGGCGTCGCGTATGGGTGTAGTCTAATGCGACACGCCCCGCATCTGCATACAAGGTGAGGATGGCGGCTATATCGACTATGTTGAGCGAATCGCGCCAAGTTCGAGGCGCGGGAAGGCCGCCACAACGATAAGGTGGCCCGCACCGCAGGCTTACAAGCAGCGGGAATGAGCCATTCGACATTAATTCTCCGGCTCAGCGCCGCGCGGCAGGCAGGCGGCGGCCAGGCGTGCCTTGAGCCGGTCACTATGCGACAGGTCGATGGAGAACAGCTCCAAGCGATCAGAGCTGGAGTTGACGGCGTAATTTCCGATCAACCCTTCTTCGCATCCAGTTTCGCGATGATGCGGATAGAGAAGGGTGAGCTTGCCGCACTGATAGAGGCGGCCATAGGCCATCATCTGGTAGACGTCGGCTTGAGACACGCCGCGTTTTGGATCGTCGATCCGCCCCGTGATCCGCTTCCATTTGGTGTCGATCACCTGCAGCACGGCGTCGCCGCGCTTAATGAGGATATCCGGGCGGGTCTGAAAGATCTGGCGTCGGTCCTCGTCTTCGAGGCAATAAAGCCGACCGCCTTGGCTGACTACGCGAAGGTCTGTGTGGGACAGCGCACTCCTGAGCATGCGCGCGACATACTCCTCAAACAGCGTATTCATCTCAAACATCAGCGAGAAGCCTTCGCTACCGCCGCCCGAGGTAGTTTGAAAGCGTTCACCTAGCAGTAGACGCGCGAGGTTCAGCAGTTCGCGCCAGCGCTCATTTGTGCGGTCCAGCACCACATCGCGCCAGCGCAGAGCTGGCACGGGGACAGGCGCAATATCTGCATAGGCAAATGCCAGTTCGCGCAGGCGGTGCTGATTGTCAGGGGTGCGTGCGATGCGGGAAAGCCGCGTGATCGCCGCCTTCATGATGCGATTGAGCGCGATGTCCGGCGTCAGCGCATCGTAGCGGCATGCGAGCCGCGACGGGGCGACCGCCAGTGTCGTGAACTGGCGCGTGACATTCAGTCGCCCACGTAACACCGGCAGATCGTCGGCATGTTCGACGTAGCGACGCGGTATTCCTTGTCGCACCGCATCGACCAACTTTTCTGAGAATAGCCGGACCAGTATCTCCAGCATTGTCTCGCGCTGCCAGTCGAGCGCGGTGATCTGCCCCGCTTCAATCTTCAGGTCGAGCGCAACCGCGAGCATATGGACGAGACGGCGACGGATGTTGCCCGTAGCCCGGCCGCCTTCCTCGCCGGGTACGTCGATCTTGGGCAAGATCTCTAGGGTACAGCCGCTGGCGGCAATGACGCCGACGACGCCGCGAGCGCGAATTGCCTTGCGGCCATGCTCAAGGATGCCGCCGCGACGAGAGGCGAGCGGCGATGCGGACGCAACCGCCGCGATCCGCTCTGCGGCAAGCACCGGAATCTCGTCCGCCGCATCGCCGTAGCGGATGCTCTCCCATTCAAGAAGCGTTCGGCGGATCACGCCGAGGCGAATCCATCATAGGAGAATGTATCGCGAACACTCCAGCGATAGCGCGGGGCCACATCTTCATTGCCACCCAAGCCATGGGGTGCCTTCAATCTGCGGCGGTTGATGAAGCGGCCCTGGCGATCGCCTTCGCCGTCATCACCGTCGCCCAACACGGCGGCGACCTTCGCCCAATCCTCATAGAAATATTCAGCGAGCAGAGGGATCACTTTGTGCCGCATGACCGCATCCAAATCATCGCGCGTCTTGCAACCAATGAAATAAGCGTGACCGATCTGATGCTCCCGGTCAAAGAGATACTCGACCCGCTCATTGATAATAGCCAGCAGGGCCGCAACGTCGATGCCGTCAACTGTTCCCAACAATGAGGCATCAGGCATCAACTCGCGAAATTCGAACCGGCGGCGCAGCGCGGTATCGAGCAGCGCGATCGAACGATCGGCTGTATTCATGGTGCCGATGATATGTAGGTTGGCGGGGACGCCGAACACGTCGCCAGAATAGGGTAAGCGCACCTTGAGCGCGTTCGGCTGTCCGAGGCGCTTGTCGACCTCAAGCAGAGTAATAAGTTCGCCGAAGACCTTGGAGATGTTGGCCCGATTGATCTCATCGATAACCAGCACGAACGGTTCTGGGGCACCCGAACCTGTGTCTTGCTGGCTCGAAATATAGCGTTCAAGCGCCGGAATGTTCAGGTCGGCTTTGGTAAGCGCATAAATCGACTTCTGAGTGAAGCTGCGGGCGTATATCTCGCTAGTAGCCGCACCGGTTCGATCGACCCATAGCCAGCGGACGGCTCGTCGATGAGCGTAGCCGCCGCCCTTTCGCGGCTCAAACTGATAGTCACCCGTCACCTCGCCAATCGCCCGGAACAGGCGGTTACCCTTCGAGACGACGATTATATCGCCGCGCTTCACCTCGTTGCGGAAGATAAAGGGCATCTGCACGCGCCCGCTCAGGGCGTTGGGTTCGCCATCGTTAGCACCTGCTGTGCGGAGGGCGTCGATAATCGCTTCGCGATCCCCGAAGCGAGGGTTCGACCAGTCGATGTCTTCGAACCCCAGCAATGCGTAGCCGCCGTCGATTGCTTCTTCGAACAGATATGAATCGTCCGAATTGGCGACCTCACCGATCGACATCTTAAAGATTTTTCGGTCGGCGACCGAAAAGCTGACGCTACCTGTTCCGGTGCTGGTTTCCGCCCGGCGCGCTATGCGACGGAAGATGCCCAGCTCTGGCTTTAGCTCGAAGCCGGCCGCCCCGCCATCGGTGACCTGGGTAGGACGCAGCCCTTCGACAAAATCCTCATAGGCGGTGGATTGATGGAAAGTGACGAACTCGATCCGCCCGGTATCCGCAAGGCGATGATAAGCCGTCATCAACTCCTCGCGGTCGGCCGGGACGGGTTCACCGCAAAGGCGCACGGCTTCGGAGGCCGTAGCGTAGGTTTTACCTGTTCCAGGAGGGCCGAACAGGATGAGATTGGTGGGCTCAGCAGTCATGGGCACCACTTTCCTTTCAGCAAGCCATGACACAGGTTCGGCAACACTGCCGCTCGCCGGCACACCCAATTCCGCAGCGATCGCCGGATCGAGCTGGTAGCGGACAAGCTTCTGTTTGCCGTAGCCCACATAATTGGTCGGCCCCTTATTATCGATCCGCTTGACCCGTGCGAGCCGCCCCTCGACCAACATGGCGCGCGCGACTTCTGCGATGGTTTCTACGCGCTCGGCGTCGTTTGCTCGGTTCGATGTTCCGGGCCGCTGAATGTCATAGGTCGATATGCCCGATCCATGAGAAGTGCGGGTCGGCTGATAGCCCTGGCCCGACTTGTCGAAGAGCGTGAATGGCCGTGATGGCTTCTGCACCTCGTCAACTGGATCGAGGTTGAAACGGAATACTGTCGCCGAACTTTGGTGCGCACCGATCCTTTCCGGTGGGCTTAGATCCGCCATTTCGAGAAATTTGCGGCCGATGAGCGTCTGGCAGATGTTGGGCCACGCTTGGTTGAGCTTCAGCGCTTCATTGACGTTGCGCACAAGGACATCAACCTTACCGTCGCCACGCTCCCGACCAGGTTCTATGTAGTGCTCAAGTACATAGTGGCGAATACGATCGGCGTCCGTGTCGCCGTGGGGCTCACCATCAAGAAACTGACCATATTGCGCGAGCCAAGATCCCCAGCTCGACAACCGGTTATGCGGCCTCTCCGATCGAGGCATGAGAATGCGGAAATCCTCTCCGCCCGCAGTGAAGTCTTCACGCATCCTCTTCAAGCGAGCGCGCAGCTGCGCGAAGCGATCATCGGCCCAAGCCGCTTCAAGATCGGCATGAGGAGAGCCTAGCTCACTGAGCTTGTTCTGGATCGAACGAACCGCATACGTACGCGTGTTTCGCCCTGCCTCGGTATTGGCGCCTCGGTCTTCGAGCCACTTCTTGAACTCGACATCTCTCACACAATTGCCCCCCGTATCCTCTCCCGCATGTAGCCGATTGCATCCCTTGCGATGCGAGGGAAGTCCCGGCTCAGCAATGGGAAAAGATTTGTCTACTCTCGTTATGTCCACCGGCTACGACAAATCCGGTTGCGTGGGCCGAGGCTAAGGACTTGCAACGCCTCCGGCCCCTACAGCTCCATCGTTCTCGGCATCCGCGAGCGCGCGGGCTAGGGTCAATATCTCGCGCCGAACGCGGTGTTCGGCGATGCGGCAAAACGATTGGGCGAGTTCCAATCCTTCGTTGGTCACCATGAAGGCGTTCAAGGTCCGCGCCCTCGCCTCATCGACATGACCCTGCTCATCGTCCATGCCCTCGAAGAAGTAGGTGATGGGGACTCGGAGAAAGACGGCTGCCTCATAGAGCTTGCTCGCGCTGACCCGGTTTGCGCCAAGCTCATACTTCTGGATTTGTTGGAAAGTGAGGCCAAGGCCGACTGCGAGTTCAGTTTGGCTTAGCCCGAGTGATCGACGGCGCATCCGCAATCTCAGGCCTACATATGCATCGACAGCGTGAGCCTCTACGCAAGGCTGTTTGCCCATTCTCTTGACCTAGTACAGTTCGTGCTTTTGCACGCCTAACACGCATCGCCTTTGGATGCGATCTAGGGCAAAATCTATGGTTGTGGTGGAAGAATTATTTTTGATCAGAACTGGCTGTGTACATCCGGCCGGTGAAGAACTGCCACAGCCGCACCATCGCCCAGGTGTCCAGTTCGCAGTAGCGCTCTAGCTGCCGCCGCAGCACGGCCCGCCGCTCCGGCGCGGTCTCGGGTCGGATCGCTTCGAGATAGGCCTCCTGCGCCATCCCGCCGTGCTGGACGCCTTCCAAATCTTGATAACGCAGGTCGGGGGCGATGGCTGGCAGCACGGCCTTGATGCTCCAACTGCCCTTCTGGCTGGGATGGTAGAAATGCTCGCGTGCCAGGGGCAACAAGTCCACCAAGCGCCCCGCGATGCCCCTGAGAGCCGCTGCAAGGGTAGGGAACTGCTCTGCGAGCGCCAGGATAACCCCGCGCTCGAAAGCAGCGTTGTAGGCGAAGATTACGCCCTGGCTCCCGCAGGCGTGGATCAGCGCATGGGCCAGGCGCTCGGACGGGTTGTCACCCGTCAGGTCCAAGAAGTCCACGTGCTCGAAAGTGTCTTCGGCGGGCATGACATGCAGGCTGAACTGGAAGGGGATTTGCTGAAAGGGTTTGGTGCCCGCCCAAATGGGAACGGCGAACTGGATGGTCTCGAAGTCAAGGAAATAGGCCGGAAAACCGTAGGGCTTGAGCGCCGCCGCAGCAGCGACGGCGTTGAAATAGACCGCGTTGGAAAGCGTGTGCTGCTTCACGCGGAGTTGGATGGGATTGAGCAGATTGTCGGGTACCTGGGTTAGGTCCCGCACGCCCTGTTCCTCGATCAGCGCCTTCAGCGCGCCCGAGGTGACACGCGGCAACCATGCGGAAGGAAATTGCGGATCGGGGTCGAGTTGGGCGCAGAATTGCGCGAAGCCGCATTCCACGGGGGCCTTGCAATGGCGTCCTCGACGGACATCCGGCATGTCGCCAGCCAACACCACGTTCGCCTGCTCGATCCAGGCCGATACGCGCGCTGCGCCCTCTTGAGCTTGGACCGTGACATCGCGCTCGATGAGCAAGCCCCGATATTCGCCGTCACCGGGATAGACCCATGACGTGTCGATATGGGCGACCGACACTTCATCAATCTTCACGCCTGCGGCGTCGGCGACGAACACCTGAACCGCGACGTCATCGAGATAATGGTCTTTGACGCCGCCCGACGATTTGACCTCGATAAGACGCCAAGCGCGTTCGCCGGTGGAGGCAGGAGAAGCCGGGGCGAGGATATCGGCGAAGATCAGCGTCCCGCCCGCTGAGAAGCCCGCCTCGAAGATCGGATTGTCGGCAGCGAGAAGTTCGGCGGTTCTGGCGAAGGCAGGCTCTTGCCCTTCGCTGCGATCCACAAGCACGCCTCGACGTTCCGGGTCGAAGAGCGCGCGCGCGATTTCGCCAACGCGGTGTCCTGCTTCGATCAACGCGGCACTGCCGTCGGAGGGGCTGCGGGCTGCGGGCTTGTGAACGTCGAGCCATAGCCGCCGACGGCAGTGTCCCAGGGCGAGCAGTTTGGACTTGGAGAGAGCTTGCATGGGATCTCCGTGCGACCGCGACAGCCTAGCTGGAAATGGGTTCGCTGGTCCCCTGGAGCGCCAGGAGGTCATTCAGCAGAAAAGATCGGTAATCCTCGGCGATTTCGACATCGGTCGGCATCCGGCCTAGTCGGGCGCGCAGGCGATCCTGTAGCCGGGGGGAGATGCCTAGAGTGCGGAACAGCAGGTGTCGTTTCCGAGCTTCCCGCATCACCCGGCTGACCGGTTTCATCCAGTCATAATCGGTAACCGACATGCCTGTAGGCGGATGCGGTGAGGACAAGTCGTGCTGATCCAAAGGCTCGTATTCCGATGGAGACAGCACGAACAGGCGATAGTGGAATGGGTTGCCCGCTGTCGGTCGGACACTGATCTTCAGCAGCGACACCGCCTTGCGGATAGTGGCGGGCGTAAAGGTGCGAGGGCGCATCGGGGAACGCAGAGGACATAGAGCGCCCATGGTCGCTCTATGTCCTTCTGTTTCTAGGCCTTGGCCTTGCTCTTGAAGTTGCGCTGCCGCTCGACGGCCGCAGCGGCCGCCACGGCGTCGAGTTCACCGGCCTCGACAGCTTGGGTCAGCGTGTCGATCACGGCGGGCAGCGCTTCCAGGTTGTCGACCGAAATCGCCGTCATGCCCTTGGCCAGTTCCAGGGGCTTAGCGCCGTAGCGCACAGTGAAGGCCAGGTTGCCGCTGGCGTCGGTGAACCAGCCGCGACGGACTTTGCGCGGGGCCTCAACGCGGTGGCTATTGCCGGCTCCGTCCTTGCGCGTGACCATGCGCGTCGGGTTGTATGCTGGACCACCCAGCTTCTCGGTCACGAGAGCCTTCTGGTCGGTCAGGTAGCGGACCAGCTTTTCGCGGTTGCGGGTCTTGGCATCCGCCGGAGTAGGCTTGGCGGCCACCAGCTTGAGCGTCTTGAGCATCGACATCGGGAACTCCTTTACGGGGTTGCGGTGTCGCGGCTCTAATGCCGTGTTCCAGAAGAGCGACCAAAAGGTTCAGCGGTTGCGCCTACCGTAGCCACTCGATCCGACGGCTGAGCGTTATCGCCTCCGTCCCCATCGCGCAGGCATAGACCAGTAAGTCGACGCCAGCATCTGCCGCCCTAGTCAAGGCCAGAGCGAAGGCTGGGTCATGGTCAGCGCAGGCGCTGAAGGTGTCGCAGTCCTCGCGCTGGACGACGAATAGGACCGCCGCTCGATCGCCTTGGGCTACTTGCGCTGCCAGATCGGCGAGGTGTCGGGTAGAGCGTTCAGCCTTGCAATCCGGAAATTCGGCGAGGCCGTTAGTCATTGAAAAGTGGCAATTTTTCACTTCGAGCCAAAGTCTCCCGCTAGGTTGTGAATGCTCAACACATGTGTTGACCTCCAGCCAGCACGGCGCGCGGCCCTCGCCGGTCAGCAGGAAGTCCACCCGGCTGGCCTCGCCGTACTTCACCTCGGGGCGCACCGTGTCGTAGCCGGTCAGTTCTGGGATCGCGCCGGCCGCCAGGGCCTCGGCGACCAGCTTGTTGGGCAAGAGGGTGTTGATCCCGACCAGGGCGTTTCCCTGCTCGACCATCTGCAGGGTGTAGGCGAGCTTGCGCTTGGGATCGGGCGACCACGAGGCCCAGGCGACCAGGCCCGGCTCGCGCACGCCCAGCATGGCGCCGGGGTTGGGGCAGTGGGCCGTGACCTCTTGCCCGTCGTCCAGGACGAGGTCGGCGAAGAAGCGCTTGTAGCGCGACACCAATCGGCCGCGAACGAGCGGTTGCGGGAGCAGCATGCGAAGCCTAAGTCGATCCTGAAAAGCAAACGGCGATGTAGGGGATAGCGACGATGACGGCCACCCAATCCGAGCGCGTGACGGCGGCGGTGATGATCATCGGCGACGAGATCCTGTCCGGGCGCACCCAGGACACCAACCTCGCGGCCATCGCCAAGTATCTGGCGACCTATGGCGTGGATCTCTGCGAAGCGCGCGTGGTGCCGGACGTCGAGCAGGAGATCATCGACGCGGTCAACGCCCTGCGCACCAAGTACGACTATGTGATCACCACGGGCGGCATCGGCCCGACCCACGACGACATCACCGCCGACTCGATCGCCAAGGCCTTCGGCGTGACCGCGCCCGAGCATCCCGAGATCATGGCCATGCTGCGCGAGCGCTGGGGCGAGCCGAACGCCGCCCGCCGTCGCATGGCGCATGTGCCGGAAGGCGGCAGCCTGGTGAAGAACCCCGTCCAAGGCCCGCCCGGCTTCCAGAAGGAGAACGTCTTCGTCCTGGCCGGCGTGCCGGCGATCATGCGCGGCATGCTGGAAGACGTCGGCCCGCGCCTGCGGACCGGGGCGGTGGTGCTGAGCAAGACGGTGCGGGTTACCGGCACGGGCGAGGGCGTCATCGCCGCGCCGCTGGAGGCGGTCGCCAAGGCGCACCCGGAGATGTCGCTGGGCAGCTATCCGTTCTTCAGCCCGCCCGACGTCTATGGCGCGAACCTGGTGCTGCGTGGCCGTGACGCGACCGAGCTGGACGCGGCCGAGGCCGAGCTGATCGCGGCCCTGGAAGAGGCCGGCGCCAAGAATATCGAGCGCGTGGCCAACCCGTCCTAGGGCGAAGGAGGCTATTCGTCGTCGGCGATGGCCTTGGCCAGGTCGGCCAGGTGGCGGCGCATGCCGGTCGAGCGGATGCCGACATAGGCGCGGGCCAGTTCGGGGCCGCCGGGCGTCGACCAGAACTCGGCCATCTCGTTGGCGAGGTCGGCGGCGGTGGTGTCGGCGCCTTCCGGGTCGTCCAGGCCTTCGAAGAAGAAGCCGATCGGCGTCTTCAGGAACATGGCCGTGGCGTGCAGCTTGCTGGCGCTGATGCGGTTGGCGCCGCCCTCGTACTTCTGCACCTGCTGGAACGTCAGTCCCAAGGCGTCGGCCAGCGCTTGCTGGGAGTAACCCAGATCCTTGCGCCGCATTCGCAGCCGGCGCCCGACGTGGACATCGACGGGATCGGGGGTCTTGTCATCAGCCATGGGTCAAGCACTCGAACGCAACAGAGGACGGACGATAGTCGCACCCGACGATCGGGCAAGCCGCTCGTCGCGCCAGGAGTGCTTAAGGGCATACGCGACCGAACCGAGCTAGCCACTTTTGTCCGATCCGATGGACGCCATCAGATCGAAAAGGGCTCCGGCCGACCGATCGCCGCGTGCGCCGCAGGCTCTCCTAGAAACCGGCGCAATTCTGACGAGAGTCGAGCGATCTAGAAATGACTATTACAGTCTAGGTCGTCGATTCAGCCGACACGGGAAGTCGGGTTGCCCACTCTGCCGTGGGTAGCTGCTTTTGCGAAGGGAAATCGTTTGCTTGCGGAGACTTGCATTCGCCGCGGTTGGTAGGGACGGTGGGACTCGAACCCACACGGATTGCTCCAACGGATTTTAAGTCCGGCGCGTCTACCGATTCCGCCACGTCCCCGTCTTCCCGACCCCTTAAGCCATCGCGGCTTCGGGGTCGAGAAGGGGGCGGCGAGAAGGGGCGGTCCGGCGGGCGCGGATTTCTGTTCCGCCCCGAACAAGGTCTTCGGTCATGACCAGGATGTAACTTGCCTTGGTGGCGTCGGTCGGCTTGTTCAATCTCCAGTTTCGCTAGCGCCTAAGCTTCCAGGCTTGCGTTGGATAAGGGCCGCCCGCGTGGGGCTGGCGGCGCGCCAGGGGATGTAAATGCGTCTTTTCGTTTCCATGATCGGGTTGTCCTTGGTCGTCGCGACGGCCGCTTTCGCGCAGACCGCGCCGGATTCGTCGGCTTCGCCCGCCACGCCGACGGTCGAGAAGAAGAAGGAAAAGCGCGTCTGCCGCGACGAGACTCCCACGGGCAGCCATTTCCCGGTGAAGGTCTGTACGACGGCTGAGCAACGCAAGGCGCAGAGCGGCGTCGCCCAGCGCGCCCAGGAGACGATGCAGGCGCCGTCGCCGACCATTCCCAACTGAGTCTCGACGTCAGGGTTTGGCGTGCTAGCGTCCCTTCCAGTTATCGGAGGGGACGTTCGAAGATGCGTGGAATGAATGAGGTCGCGGTTCTGGCGGCCGCCATGGGGCTGTTGGCCGGCGGCGCGGCCAGCGCGGCCGAGGTGACGGCGGTCAGCGCCGCGCGCCTGCTGGACGTGGCCTCGGGCAAATATGTCGACAACCCGCTGGTCGTCGTCACCGACGGCCGGATCACCGCCGTGGGCAAGAAGGGCGACGCCGTTCCCAAGGGCGCCAAGGTGGTCGACCTGCCGAACGCGACCCTGCTGCCGGGCCTGATCGACATGCACGTGCACCTCGATAGTTTGGCCGAGGTCGGCGGTTACAACAGCCTGCAGTACAGCGACCGCTTCTGGAGCGTGGTCCAGACGGCCAACGCCAAGAAGACGCTGGAGGCCGGCTTCACCACCGTGCGCAATGTCGGCTCGGCCGACTTCGACGACGTGGGCCTGCGCGAGGCGATCGACGCCGGCTACGTGCCGGGGCCGCGCGTGGTGACGGCCTCGTGGGCGATCGGCGCAACGGGCGGCCACTGCGACTCGACCTTCTTCCCGCCGTCGATGGACGAGAAGGGCCCCTACAATATCGACAGCCCCGACGAGGCGCGGAAGGCTGTCCGGACGCTGAAGAAGTACGGCGCCCAGGTGATCAAGATCTGCGCCACGGGCGGGGTCTTCTCGCGCGGCGACGAGCCGGGCCAGCAGCAGCTGACCTATGACGAGATGCACGCCGTGGCCGACGAGGCGCACATGGCGGGCCTGAAGGTCGCCGCCCACGCCCACGGCGCGGCGGGCATCCGCGAGGCGATCAAGGCCGGCATCGACACCATCGAGCACGCCAGCCTGGTCGACGATGAGGGAATCAAACTGGCGGTCCAGCACGGGACCTACTTCTCGATGGACATCTACAACACCGACTACACCCAGGCCGAGGGCAAGAAGAACGGCGTGCTGGAGGACAACCTGCGCAAGGATCGCGACATCGGCGAGATCCAGCGGCAGAACTTCAAGAAGGCCCTGAAGGCCGGGGTGAAGATGGTCTACGGCACCGACGCGGGCGTCTATCCGCACGGCGGCAACGCCAAGCAGTTCGCGATCATGGTCCGTTATGGCGCCACGCCCCTGCAGGCGATCCAGTCGGCGACGATCACCGCCGCCGAGGCCCTGGGCCAGAGCAAGGATGTCGGCCAGGTCGCCACGGGCCGCTATGGCGACATCATCGCGGTGTCGGGTGATCCGCTCACGGATGTCACGGTGCTGGAAAAGCCGGTCTTCGTGATGAAGGGCGGCGCGGTCTACCGGCGGCCTTGAGAAAAGATTTCCAGCGCGAAACTAAGTTTCGCGCTGGAAATCAAATTCAG encodes:
- a CDS encoding DUF6641 family protein, which codes for MSMLKTLKLVAAKPTPADAKTRNREKLVRYLTDQKALVTEKLGGPAYNPTRMVTRKDGAGNSHRVEAPRKVRRGWFTDASGNLAFTVRYGAKPLELAKGMTAISVDNLEALPAVIDTLTQAVEAGELDAVAAAAAVERQRNFKSKAKA
- the sfsA gene encoding DNA/RNA nuclease SfsA; amino-acid sequence: MLLPQPLVRGRLVSRYKRFFADLVLDDGQEVTAHCPNPGAMLGVREPGLVAWASWSPDPKRKLAYTLQMVEQGNALVGINTLLPNKLVAEALAAGAIPELTGYDTVRPEVKYGEASRVDFLLTGEGRAPCWLEVNTCVEHSQPSGRLWLEVKNCHFSMTNGLAEFPDCKAERSTRHLADLAAQVAQGDRAAVLFVVQREDCDTFSACADHDPAFALALTRAADAGVDLLVYACAMGTEAITLSRRIEWLR
- a CDS encoding competence/damage-inducible protein A, producing MTATQSERVTAAVMIIGDEILSGRTQDTNLAAIAKYLATYGVDLCEARVVPDVEQEIIDAVNALRTKYDYVITTGGIGPTHDDITADSIAKAFGVTAPEHPEIMAMLRERWGEPNAARRRMAHVPEGGSLVKNPVQGPPGFQKENVFVLAGVPAIMRGMLEDVGPRLRTGAVVLSKTVRVTGTGEGVIAAPLEAVAKAHPEMSLGSYPFFSPPDVYGANLVLRGRDATELDAAEAELIAALEEAGAKNIERVANPS
- a CDS encoding helix-turn-helix domain-containing protein, translated to MADDKTPDPVDVHVGRRLRMRRKDLGYSQQALADALGLTFQQVQKYEGGANRISASKLHATAMFLKTPIGFFFEGLDDPEGADTTAADLANEMAEFWSTPGGPELARAYVGIRSTGMRRHLADLAKAIADDE
- a CDS encoding amidohydrolase family protein; protein product: MRGMNEVAVLAAAMGLLAGGAASAAEVTAVSAARLLDVASGKYVDNPLVVVTDGRITAVGKKGDAVPKGAKVVDLPNATLLPGLIDMHVHLDSLAEVGGYNSLQYSDRFWSVVQTANAKKTLEAGFTTVRNVGSADFDDVGLREAIDAGYVPGPRVVTASWAIGATGGHCDSTFFPPSMDEKGPYNIDSPDEARKAVRTLKKYGAQVIKICATGGVFSRGDEPGQQQLTYDEMHAVADEAHMAGLKVAAHAHGAAGIREAIKAGIDTIEHASLVDDEGIKLAVQHGTYFSMDIYNTDYTQAEGKKNGVLEDNLRKDRDIGEIQRQNFKKALKAGVKMVYGTDAGVYPHGGNAKQFAIMVRYGATPLQAIQSATITAAEALGQSKDVGQVATGRYGDIIAVSGDPLTDVTVLEKPVFVMKGGAVYRRP